One segment of Panicum virgatum strain AP13 chromosome 1K, P.virgatum_v5, whole genome shotgun sequence DNA contains the following:
- the LOC120699946 gene encoding monooxygenase 2-like codes for MKQFVLDKLRGSKVPQEALVTASISKGNVCVAGDALHPMTPDLGQGGCSALEDGVVLARCLGEARAVKDAKGGSAKRERIEAGMRQYAKMLGVFLSFHHALFFNNSVSSF; via the coding sequence ATGAAGCAGTTTGTGCTGGACAAGCTCCGAGGCTCGAAGGTGCCACAAGAGGCGCTGGTCACCGCGAGCATCAGCAAGGGCAACGTGTGCGTGGCCGGAGACGCGCTGCACCCGATGACGCCGGACCTTGGCCAGGGCGGCTGCTCGGCGCTGGAGGACGGCGTCGTCCTGGCCAGATGCCTCGGCGAGGCCCGTGCAGTCAAGGACGCCAAGGGTGGTAGCGCCAAGAGGGAGCGGATCGAGGCCGGCATGCGACAGTACGCCAAGATGCTAGGGGTATTTTTGTCTTTTCATCATGCCCTTTTTTTTAACAACTCCGTTAGCTCATTTTGA
- the LOC120699937 gene encoding transcription factor bHLH144-like: MQGAHGYGGYGYGGYGYDAGAYSSAGGGYGYGAGAYGSAAGGYGYDAGGYGYDTSGYGPAAGGSYYSNGYPPAPAYEDPLAAGRRAHDVPAPLNGLELQPSEACPRNYVIFDQTCTKSRVMFHPSLAHKLGGPSSAHSGSCYGAGDGAGKKGACRDDGGGGGCSLRQKEDTEEIDALLSSEDDDDVVSTGRTPGASRDDGSSPDSTCSSSRRGEPRKKERMSKMMRTLRGMVPGGSQMDTPAVLDGAVRYLKSLKVEAKKLGVRGSGS, from the coding sequence ATGCAGGGAGCCCACGGCTATGGTGGCTACGGGTACGGCGGGTATGGCTACGACGCCGGCGCGTACAGCTCCGCGGGCGGCGGCTACGGCTACGGTGCCGGAGCGTACGGCTCTGCGGCCGGCGGGTACGGCTACGACGCCGGCGGGTACGGCTACGACACCAGTgggtacggccccgcggccggcgggTCCTACTACTCCAACGGctacccgccggcgccggcctacGAGGACCCGCtcgcggccgggcggcgggcgcACGACGTCCCGGCGCCGCTCAACGGGCTCGAGCTGCAGCCATCGGAGGCGTGCCCCAGGAACTACGTCATCTTCGACCAGACGTGCACCAAGAGCCGGGTCATGTTCCACCCCTCCCTGGCGCACAAGCTCGGGGGTCCGTCGTCGGCCCACAGCGGCAGCTGCTACGGcgcgggcgacggcgccggGAAGAAGGGCGCGTgcagggacgacggcggcggcggcggctgctcgtTGCGGCAGAAGGAGGACACGGAGGAGATCGACGCGCTACTGAGctcggaggacgacgacgacgtggtgAGCACGGGGCGCACCCCGGGCGCCTCCCGGGACGACGGGAGCTCCCCGGACTCCACGTGCTCGTccagccgccgcggcgagccGCGCAAGAAGGAGCGGATGAGCAAGATGATGCGGACGCTCAGGGGGATGGTCCCCGGCGGCAGCCAGATGGACACGCCGGCCGTGTTGGACGGGGCCGTCCGGTACCTCAAGTCGCTCAAGGTGGAGGCCAAAAAGCTCGGCGTGCGCGGCTCgggcagctag